One window from the genome of Salisaeta longa DSM 21114 encodes:
- a CDS encoding long-chain-fatty-acid--CoA ligase, which produces MKIEMTTLDFLDRAVELYPDVPGIIAHDGTTYTYEAVHARVNQLAHALADRGVGPGDRVALLAPNTHYFIETLYATNTLGAVFVPLNYRLTPSDYRYILNDCAAHTIIADYDYADKVEAVREEVPCNTFIGYRADAIDGAWADYEDVLEGQPTTAHPRPNISEDDDASINYTSGTTGDPKGVVRTHRTEHWHALVLAHHMEIRGDDTYLWTLPMFHCNGWGHTYAITGVGGTHVCQRTFDAAGVFRRIQAHDVSFLCGAPTVLNALIQHHEAAEEAVETEGARAVRIATAGSAPATATLQTIEETFGWRVIHIYGLTETAPIITTSNSPRRLAERGRTLKVKQGAATLGTDIRVVDATGQDVPADGATVGEVVVRGNQVMDRYLNKPDITREAFNALVPGYFHTGDLATIDGDGMIAIQDRKKDIIISGGENISSIEVEDVLYDHPAVQKAAVIPVPSKKWGETPKAVVVPRAGMHPTEDDIIAFCREHLAHFKAPTSVDFVKKLPETATGKVQKYELREQYWADHQSRVGQQ; this is translated from the coding sequence ATGAAAATCGAAATGACGACGCTCGACTTTCTCGATCGGGCGGTTGAACTCTACCCCGATGTGCCGGGCATTATTGCCCACGACGGCACCACGTACACGTACGAAGCGGTGCACGCGCGCGTCAATCAGCTGGCGCATGCGCTGGCCGACCGCGGCGTAGGGCCCGGCGACCGCGTCGCGCTGCTAGCGCCCAACACGCACTACTTCATCGAGACCCTGTACGCCACCAACACGCTGGGCGCCGTGTTCGTACCGCTAAATTACCGCCTCACGCCCAGCGATTATCGCTACATCCTGAACGACTGCGCGGCGCACACCATCATCGCCGACTACGACTACGCGGACAAGGTGGAGGCGGTGCGCGAGGAGGTCCCCTGCAACACCTTCATCGGCTACCGCGCCGATGCGATTGATGGGGCGTGGGCAGACTACGAAGACGTGTTGGAGGGGCAGCCGACCACCGCACATCCGCGTCCCAACATCAGCGAGGACGACGATGCGTCGATCAACTACACCTCGGGCACCACGGGCGACCCCAAGGGCGTTGTGCGCACGCACCGCACCGAGCACTGGCATGCGCTTGTGCTGGCACATCACATGGAGATTCGCGGCGACGACACCTATTTGTGGACGCTCCCCATGTTTCACTGCAACGGATGGGGCCACACGTATGCCATCACGGGCGTGGGCGGCACGCACGTTTGTCAGCGCACGTTCGATGCGGCCGGCGTCTTTCGTCGCATCCAGGCACACGACGTATCGTTTTTGTGCGGCGCGCCCACGGTGCTTAATGCCCTCATTCAGCACCACGAGGCGGCCGAAGAGGCGGTGGAGACGGAAGGAGCCCGCGCGGTGCGCATCGCCACGGCCGGTAGCGCGCCTGCGACAGCCACGCTGCAAACCATCGAGGAGACGTTTGGCTGGCGCGTGATCCACATCTACGGCCTTACCGAAACCGCGCCCATCATCACGACGAGCAACAGCCCGCGGCGCCTGGCCGAACGGGGCCGGACGCTCAAGGTGAAGCAAGGCGCGGCCACGCTGGGCACCGATATTCGGGTGGTGGACGCCACGGGCCAAGACGTACCCGCCGATGGTGCAACCGTGGGCGAGGTGGTGGTGCGTGGGAATCAGGTGATGGACCGTTACCTCAACAAACCCGACATCACGCGGGAGGCGTTCAACGCGCTGGTGCCGGGCTACTTTCATACCGGCGACCTGGCCACCATCGACGGCGACGGCATGATCGCGATCCAAGACCGAAAGAAGGACATCATCATTTCGGGCGGCGAAAACATCTCGTCCATTGAGGTCGAAGATGTGTTGTACGACCATCCCGCGGTGCAGAAGGCGGCCGTCATCCCGGTGCCCAGCAAAAAGTGGGGCGAAACGCCCAAGGCGGTCGTTGTGCCGCGGGCGGGCATGCACCCCACCGAAGACGACATCATCGCGTTTTGCCGCGAGCACCTGGCGCACTTCAAAGCGCCCACCAGCGTGGATTTTGTAAAGAAGCTACCGGAAACCGCCACCGGCAAGGTGCAAAAGTACGAACTGCGCGAGCAGTACTGGGCCGATCACCAGTCGCGCGTCGGGCAGCAGTAG